In Natronomonas halophila, one DNA window encodes the following:
- the sucC gene encoding ADP-forming succinate--CoA ligase subunit beta, with translation MKLHEYQAKGVFADAGIPVPDSTLASTVDEAVEAAEEIGYPVAIKAQVQVGGRGKAGGIKLVDDADEAREAADEIIGMDLKGLHVDKVLVEAAVDFTNELYVGVTMDRTVGKPVAMVSTRGGVNIEEVAEEDPDAIVREHIDPAFGMHPFQARKAVYEAGVDREVANDVASILSQLYDLWEAKDATEIEVNPLMVTADNEVIAADAVMNIDEDALFRHSDLEAMEDEAAGDELEAKANEYGFDYVRLSGNTGIIGNGAGLVMTTLDLVDYYGGEPANFLDIGGGAKAERVANALDMVFSDENVDAVVFNIFGGITRGDEVARGINEALESFDEIPKKVVVRLAGTNAEEGMEILNTDLVTVEKTLEDAVQRAVEYAEEAN, from the coding sequence ATGAAGCTACACGAATATCAAGCGAAGGGAGTCTTTGCCGATGCCGGGATTCCGGTTCCGGATTCCACGCTCGCATCGACCGTCGACGAGGCGGTCGAGGCGGCCGAGGAGATCGGCTACCCCGTCGCGATCAAGGCGCAGGTACAGGTGGGCGGCCGCGGTAAAGCGGGCGGTATCAAACTCGTCGACGACGCCGACGAGGCCCGCGAGGCCGCCGACGAAATCATCGGGATGGATCTCAAGGGACTGCACGTCGACAAGGTCCTCGTCGAGGCTGCCGTCGACTTCACGAACGAACTCTACGTCGGCGTGACGATGGACCGGACCGTCGGCAAGCCCGTCGCCATGGTCTCGACCCGCGGCGGCGTCAACATCGAGGAAGTCGCCGAGGAAGACCCCGACGCAATCGTTCGGGAACACATCGACCCCGCCTTCGGGATGCATCCCTTCCAGGCCCGGAAGGCCGTCTACGAGGCGGGCGTCGACCGCGAGGTCGCCAACGACGTCGCCTCCATCCTCTCGCAGCTCTACGACCTCTGGGAGGCCAAGGACGCGACCGAAATCGAGGTCAACCCGCTGATGGTCACGGCCGACAATGAAGTCATCGCGGCCGACGCCGTGATGAACATCGACGAGGACGCCCTCTTCCGGCATTCGGACCTCGAAGCCATGGAAGACGAAGCCGCAGGCGACGAACTCGAAGCCAAGGCCAACGAGTACGGCTTCGACTACGTCCGCCTCTCCGGCAACACGGGTATCATCGGCAACGGCGCCGGCCTCGTCATGACGACGCTGGACCTCGTCGACTACTACGGCGGCGAACCCGCCAACTTCCTCGACATCGGTGGTGGCGCCAAGGCCGAACGCGTCGCCAACGCACTCGATATGGTCTTCTCCGACGAGAACGTCGACGCGGTCGTCTTCAACATCTTCGGCGGCATCACCCGTGGCGACGAGGTCGCCCGCGGTATCAACGAAGCCCTCGAAAGCTTCGATGAGATTCCGAAGAAGGTCGTCGTCCGCCTCGCCGGCACCAACGCCGAGGAAGGTATGGAAATCCTGAACACCGACCTCGTGACCGTCGAAAAGACGCTGGAAGACGCCGTCCAGCGTGCGGTCGAATACGCAGAGGAGGCGAACTAA
- the sucD gene encoding succinate--CoA ligase subunit alpha: MSILVDNDTRVVVQGITGGEGEFHTSQMMEYGTNVVAGAVPGRGGQEVAGVPVYDTVHEAARKEDADASVVFVPPAFAADALFEALDSPVDLVVAITEGIPQQDMSKVYRKLKETDTHLVGPNCPGVITPGEAKLGILPGNIFSDGNVGLVSRSGTLTYQVVDSLTNRGIGQTTAVGIGGDPIIGTDFVDALDMFEQDPDTDAVVMCGEIGGEDEEEAAEFIGANMDTPVAGFIAGRTAPPGKRMGHAGAIVSGSGTGTAESKINALNDAGVPVGDTPNEVVDHIEDFL, from the coding sequence ATGTCCATTCTAGTCGACAACGACACGCGCGTCGTGGTACAGGGCATCACCGGCGGTGAGGGCGAGTTCCACACCAGCCAGATGATGGAGTACGGAACCAACGTCGTCGCCGGCGCCGTCCCCGGCCGCGGCGGCCAGGAAGTCGCCGGCGTCCCCGTCTACGACACCGTCCACGAGGCCGCCCGCAAGGAGGACGCCGACGCATCCGTCGTCTTCGTCCCCCCGGCCTTCGCCGCTGACGCCCTCTTCGAGGCGCTCGACTCCCCCGTCGACCTCGTCGTCGCCATCACCGAGGGTATCCCCCAGCAGGACATGTCGAAGGTCTACCGCAAACTCAAGGAAACCGACACCCACCTCGTCGGGCCGAACTGCCCCGGCGTCATCACCCCCGGCGAAGCCAAACTCGGCATCCTGCCGGGTAACATCTTCTCCGACGGCAACGTCGGTCTCGTCTCCCGCTCCGGGACGCTGACGTACCAGGTCGTCGACAGCCTCACCAACCGCGGCATCGGCCAGACCACCGCCGTCGGTATCGGTGGCGACCCCATCATCGGGACGGACTTCGTCGACGCCCTCGACATGTTCGAGCAGGACCCCGACACCGACGCCGTCGTCATGTGTGGCGAAATCGGTGGCGAGGACGAGGAAGAGGCCGCCGAGTTCATCGGCGCCAACATGGACACGCCCGTCGCCGGATTTATCGCCGGCCGTACCGCCCCGCCGGGCAAGCGTATGGGCCACGCCGGCGCCATCGTCTCCGGCTCCGGCACCGGCACCGCCGAATCCAAGATCAACGCCCTCAACGACGCGGGCGTCCCCGTCGGCGACACCCCGAACGAAGTCGTCGACCACATCGAGGACTTCCTCTAG
- a CDS encoding VOC family protein has product MAILHTCLNVADADRAVEWYTENLGFEESWGFETPDGETVNRYVADEDGVELQLSDTEGQTPADEGDLWDHLAVKVDDVDAAFEDIDNHGVVKEPADQPAAGARTAFVKDPDGHVIELIEPLED; this is encoded by the coding sequence ATGGCAATTCTGCACACCTGCCTCAACGTGGCTGACGCCGACCGCGCCGTCGAGTGGTACACCGAGAACCTCGGTTTCGAGGAATCGTGGGGCTTCGAGACGCCCGACGGCGAGACGGTCAACCGCTACGTCGCCGACGAGGACGGCGTCGAACTCCAGCTTTCGGACACCGAGGGCCAGACGCCCGCTGACGAGGGGGACCTCTGGGACCACCTCGCCGTCAAGGTCGATGACGTCGACGCGGCCTTCGAAGATATCGACAACCACGGCGTCGTCAAAGAACCCGCCGACCAGCCCGCCGCGGGCGCCCGAACGGCCTTCGTCAAGGACCCGGACGGCCACGTCATCGAACTCATCGAACCGCTCGAAGATTAA
- a CDS encoding universal stress protein: MTQYLVATASEKTTAAACEYLRDKLEDGDRVNVLTVDVPDESDDREAALDLAQVRLADVTEIRTFRRDGEPAREIVTFVRENDVDEIIMGPARQGGISTIGSTTRAVLSRVDKPVFVVPADPA; this comes from the coding sequence GTGACCCAGTACCTCGTCGCAACGGCGTCAGAGAAGACGACTGCGGCGGCCTGCGAGTACCTTCGGGACAAACTGGAAGACGGCGACCGGGTTAACGTACTCACCGTCGACGTCCCCGACGAGTCCGACGACCGGGAGGCGGCGCTGGACCTCGCACAGGTTCGGCTCGCCGATGTGACCGAGATTCGGACGTTCCGACGCGACGGCGAACCGGCACGAGAAATCGTCACCTTCGTCCGCGAGAACGACGTCGACGAGATAATCATGGGTCCCGCGCGGCAGGGCGGTATCTCGACGATTGGGTCGACGACGCGAGCCGTACTCTCGCGGGTCGACAAACCTGTTTTCGTCGTACCGGCCGATCCGGCTTAA
- a CDS encoding D-2-hydroxyacid dehydrogenase, whose protein sequence is MTGRRTAGMDLLVLREGVHRHDAEEYATELRTRLDEHTVRHAETPAEERRAIANADVVTGPRIDTDLLERADSLELFACAYAGYGHLPLDALADAGVELTNAAGVHAPNAAEHAVGAMLAFSRNFHDASRAETWQTLSPGELAGSTATIVGLGAIGTAIAERLDAFDVRTLGVRRRPERGGPTDEVFGQEQLHEALSRTDYLVLCCPLTSETRGLIGDTEFGTLSSDAVLVNIARGAVVDTDALVTTLRRGRLGGAALDVTDPEPLPDDHPLWGFDDVLITPHTAGATPNYYGRLADIVAENVRRLADGRSLRNRVKIGESA, encoded by the coding sequence ATGACCGGCCGTCGAACGGCCGGTATGGACCTGCTCGTCCTTCGGGAAGGCGTCCATCGCCATGACGCCGAAGAGTATGCGACCGAACTCCGGACGCGGCTTGACGAACATACGGTGCGGCACGCCGAAACGCCGGCCGAGGAGCGGCGCGCCATCGCCAACGCCGACGTGGTAACGGGCCCGCGAATCGATACCGACCTGCTCGAGCGGGCCGATTCCCTCGAGTTGTTCGCGTGTGCCTACGCCGGGTACGGACACCTCCCGCTCGATGCTCTCGCCGATGCCGGCGTCGAACTCACGAACGCAGCGGGTGTCCACGCGCCGAACGCCGCCGAACACGCGGTCGGTGCGATGCTCGCGTTTTCCCGGAATTTCCACGACGCCAGCCGTGCGGAGACGTGGCAGACGCTGTCGCCCGGTGAACTCGCGGGGTCGACGGCTACCATCGTCGGACTCGGTGCCATCGGCACCGCCATCGCGGAGCGACTCGACGCTTTCGACGTTCGCACGCTCGGCGTCCGTCGCCGGCCGGAGCGGGGCGGTCCAACCGACGAAGTGTTCGGCCAGGAGCAACTCCACGAGGCGCTCAGCCGAACCGACTACCTCGTACTCTGCTGTCCGCTGACGTCGGAGACCCGCGGACTCATCGGGGACACTGAGTTCGGAACGCTGTCGTCGGACGCTGTCCTCGTCAACATCGCCCGGGGCGCGGTGGTCGATACCGACGCGCTGGTGACCACCCTCCGACGCGGTCGGCTCGGCGGTGCCGCACTCGACGTCACCGACCCCGAACCGTTGCCTGACGACCACCCGCTGTGGGGCTTCGACGACGTGCTTATCACCCCACATACGGCAGGCGCGACGCCGAACTACTACGGCCGACTCGCGGATATCGTCGCGGAGAACGTTCGGCGACTCGCCGACGGCCGGTCGTTACGGAACCGGGTCAAAATCGGGGAAAGCGCTTAA
- a CDS encoding universal stress protein — MQYLVATDSVHTTAAACDYLEDRLERDDRVDVVTVPAAEERDAEDAINVANARLLGQAEISTERLEGDGNPANAILAAANDRTADTIIIGPHAGTPDAGPEMGSTARRIIEGADVPVVVVPLSL, encoded by the coding sequence ATGCAGTATCTCGTCGCCACCGATTCGGTGCATACGACGGCCGCAGCCTGCGATTATCTCGAAGACCGCCTCGAAAGGGATGACCGGGTCGACGTGGTCACGGTTCCGGCCGCTGAGGAGCGGGACGCCGAGGACGCGATTAACGTCGCGAACGCCCGATTGCTCGGACAGGCCGAGATTTCGACCGAACGACTGGAAGGCGACGGCAACCCAGCGAACGCCATCCTCGCGGCGGCTAACGACCGAACCGCAGATACAATCATTATCGGCCCACACGCCGGAACGCCTGACGCAGGTCCGGAGATGGGCAGCACTGCGCGCCGAATTATCGAAGGCGCGGACGTCCCCGTGGTCGTCGTTCCGCTCTCGCTGTGA
- a CDS encoding MFS transporter: protein MTSRRQWAALSVATFARFAGAILMGTVLAVIVEERASAFAAGVVGTAYYAGLMFFSPFWGALADISGRRRLILVVTGIGGVLAILPLIVVDTVPVAIGSRAIYAAFLAGFAPVALAIVSHHGGTTGRGRSIGIFNSARSGGFAVGYVISGALLEYVTAVDIYWAIAAITFVSTVAVLLVSDPTPTPERQPTASELVAETRRRLFPAPDERSHLKRNGLVWLYVAVALRNVAVLGIMAIMAPYLVSVVGVTQVAMGVLLAFNHGSQVAFMYWLGVVADHIGRKPLVVVGMGGSAVFAVMAAGLTMLPSGLPQIAFGALTFIVLGASFSAMTIGGLAFISDVAPVERESELMGIRETAKGIGGVIGPALVGAGATLFTYELAFAGASLVGFAATAIVAWGLVETYDADSNTVVVDD from the coding sequence ATGACGAGTCGTCGGCAGTGGGCGGCGTTGAGCGTCGCCACGTTCGCACGCTTTGCCGGGGCCATTCTCATGGGGACGGTGCTGGCTGTCATCGTCGAGGAACGCGCCTCCGCCTTCGCCGCGGGCGTCGTCGGCACCGCTTACTACGCGGGCCTGATGTTCTTCTCGCCGTTCTGGGGCGCGCTGGCGGACATCTCCGGCCGGCGCCGCCTCATCCTCGTCGTGACGGGTATCGGCGGCGTCCTCGCGATACTCCCCCTCATCGTCGTCGATACGGTGCCGGTCGCCATCGGTTCGCGAGCCATCTACGCTGCCTTCCTCGCCGGGTTCGCGCCCGTCGCGCTGGCCATCGTCAGCCATCACGGTGGCACGACGGGGCGAGGCCGCTCTATCGGCATCTTCAACAGCGCGCGGTCCGGCGGCTTCGCGGTCGGCTACGTAATCTCCGGTGCCCTGTTGGAGTACGTCACAGCCGTCGATATCTACTGGGCTATCGCGGCGATTACGTTCGTTTCGACGGTCGCAGTGCTGCTCGTCTCTGACCCGACGCCGACGCCCGAACGCCAACCGACCGCGAGCGAACTGGTCGCCGAAACGCGTCGACGGCTCTTTCCGGCGCCCGACGAACGCAGTCACCTCAAACGGAACGGACTGGTGTGGCTCTACGTCGCCGTCGCGCTCCGGAACGTCGCCGTCCTCGGTATCATGGCGATTATGGCGCCGTACCTAGTCTCAGTGGTCGGCGTCACGCAGGTGGCGATGGGGGTTCTTTTGGCGTTCAATCACGGCTCACAGGTCGCCTTCATGTACTGGCTCGGCGTCGTGGCCGACCACATCGGCCGCAAGCCGCTGGTCGTCGTCGGCATGGGCGGCAGCGCCGTCTTCGCGGTCATGGCCGCCGGCCTGACGATGCTTCCGTCGGGCCTCCCGCAAATCGCCTTCGGCGCACTCACATTCATCGTCCTCGGGGCCTCGTTCTCGGCGATGACCATCGGCGGCCTCGCCTTCATCAGCGACGTGGCGCCGGTCGAACGGGAATCCGAACTGATGGGCATCCGCGAGACGGCGAAGGGCATCGGCGGCGTCATCGGCCCGGCGCTCGTCGGCGCGGGAGCGACCCTGTTTACCTACGAACTCGCCTTCGCGGGCGCGAGCCTCGTCGGCTTCGCCGCGACTGCTATCGTCGCGTGGGGACTGGTCGAGACCTACGATGCCGATAGCAACACCGTCGTCGTGGACGACTGA
- a CDS encoding DUF7117 family protein, protein MKIRGQRECKECGTRWSYYDTGEVACPECGSLHSVGVDEERALHTAAPKSLDLTPIRNDVDEVPLRRLAERATERAKEYTAGYGFIDAGDLQPLDDTYLAAMELRHVAGELARKSSATEDEELYFTKLLQADEGERPDPEEVPDSLRALSGLAYANAVEEYRSDLRTYLDEHADPTVRDTLERLADHTKRIRALDGDVPPREAETLVAAARDVGRYLIEGDEGTLTQAENRLDGLV, encoded by the coding sequence ATGAAAATCCGCGGCCAGCGTGAGTGCAAGGAATGCGGGACACGGTGGTCCTACTACGACACCGGCGAGGTAGCCTGCCCGGAGTGCGGTAGCCTCCACAGCGTCGGCGTCGACGAGGAACGCGCCCTCCACACGGCAGCCCCGAAGTCGCTGGACCTCACGCCGATTCGGAACGATGTCGACGAGGTTCCGCTGCGTCGCCTCGCCGAGCGGGCGACCGAACGCGCGAAGGAGTACACCGCGGGCTACGGGTTCATCGACGCCGGCGACCTCCAGCCGCTGGACGACACCTATCTCGCCGCGATGGAACTCCGCCACGTCGCCGGGGAACTCGCCCGGAAATCCAGCGCGACCGAGGATGAGGAACTCTATTTCACCAAACTGCTGCAAGCCGACGAAGGGGAGCGTCCGGACCCCGAGGAAGTACCCGATTCCCTGCGGGCGCTTTCGGGGCTGGCGTACGCGAACGCCGTCGAGGAGTATCGGTCGGACCTCCGAACCTACCTCGACGAGCACGCCGACCCGACGGTCCGAGATACGCTGGAGCGGCTCGCCGACCACACCAAGCGAATCCGAGCGCTCGATGGGGACGTGCCGCCGCGGGAGGCCGAGACGCTCGTGGCGGCCGCTCGCGATGTCGGACGATACCTCATCGAGGGCGACGAAGGCACGCTCACGCAGGCCGAAAATCGCCTGGACGGCCTCGTCTGA
- a CDS encoding NUDIX hydrolase has protein sequence MSLSPDVLAARYDDHYRKAERIEISAERFEKGIERGDDGEWGAGCLAIDDGRILLVREGDAWLVPGGRVESDESPVAAARREVLEETGIEVEITGLGAIAEQTFVHEETGESFEFYFATFVGTPAEHDPTFGPEPGIDEVAWHDDVPENTFDGELVERLAAEYTE, from the coding sequence ATGAGTCTCTCACCGGACGTGTTGGCGGCCCGCTACGACGACCACTACCGCAAGGCCGAACGCATCGAAATCTCCGCCGAGCGGTTCGAGAAAGGTATCGAACGTGGCGACGACGGCGAGTGGGGCGCCGGTTGTTTAGCTATCGACGACGGCCGTATCCTCCTCGTTCGGGAAGGCGACGCGTGGCTGGTTCCGGGGGGCCGCGTCGAATCCGATGAATCCCCCGTCGCTGCAGCGCGGCGCGAAGTGCTGGAGGAAACCGGCATCGAGGTCGAAATAACCGGCCTCGGCGCCATCGCCGAACAGACGTTCGTCCACGAGGAGACTGGCGAATCCTTCGAGTTCTACTTCGCCACGTTCGTCGGTACCCCCGCCGAGCACGACCCGACTTTCGGCCCCGAACCCGGCATCGACGAGGTGGCGTGGCACGACGACGTGCCGGAGAACACTTTCGACGGAGAGTTGGTCGAGCGACTCGCCGCAGAATACACCGAGTAA
- the folD gene encoding bifunctional methylenetetrahydrofolate dehydrogenase/methenyltetrahydrofolate cyclohydrolase FolD, which yields MTEDIDGNAVAADIRESLAEGIETLEAEGVTPGLATVLMSDDPASETYVSMKQRDCEEVGINGIHVEIDPDAPAEELYDTIDDLNADPEVHGILVQMPVPDHVDDRQVLRSIDPIKDVDGFHPENVGRLVAGNDRYRPCTPHGVQKLLEAYDIETEGADAVIVGRSNIVGKPLANLLLQKAPDGNATVTVCHSRTDDLEAKCRNADILVAAAGMPEFIDAEMVGEGATVIDVGINRVDADTEKGYELVGDVDYDSAKQQADYITPVPGGVGPMTRAMLLYNTVKAAGLQEDVDVELP from the coding sequence ATGACAGAGGACATCGACGGCAATGCCGTCGCCGCTGATATCCGCGAATCACTTGCCGAGGGCATCGAGACGCTCGAAGCTGAGGGCGTCACGCCCGGCCTCGCCACCGTCCTGATGAGCGACGACCCCGCCAGCGAGACGTACGTCTCGATGAAACAGCGGGACTGCGAGGAGGTCGGCATCAACGGCATCCACGTCGAAATCGACCCCGACGCGCCCGCCGAGGAACTCTACGACACCATCGACGACCTCAACGCCGACCCCGAGGTCCACGGCATCCTCGTCCAGATGCCCGTCCCCGACCACGTCGACGACCGGCAGGTCCTCCGGAGCATCGACCCCATCAAGGACGTCGACGGTTTCCACCCCGAGAACGTCGGCCGACTCGTCGCCGGTAACGACCGCTACCGGCCCTGTACGCCCCACGGCGTCCAGAAACTGCTGGAGGCCTACGACATCGAAACCGAGGGCGCCGACGCGGTCATCGTCGGCCGCTCGAACATCGTCGGTAAGCCGCTGGCCAACCTCCTTCTGCAGAAGGCGCCGGACGGCAACGCGACGGTGACGGTCTGTCACTCCCGAACCGACGACCTCGAAGCCAAATGCCGCAACGCCGACATCCTCGTCGCCGCCGCCGGGATGCCCGAGTTCATCGACGCCGAGATGGTCGGCGAGGGCGCGACGGTCATCGACGTGGGTATCAACCGCGTCGACGCCGACACCGAGAAGGGCTACGAACTGGTCGGCGACGTCGACTACGACAGCGCCAAGCAGCAGGCCGACTACATCACGCCCGTCCCGGGCGGTGTCGGCCCGATGACCCGCGCGATGCTCCTGTACAACACGGTCAAGGCGGCGGGCCTGCAGGAAGACGTCGACGTCGAACTGCCCTGA
- a CDS encoding FAD-dependent oxidoreductase, with the protein MSTFVVIGGDAAGMSAASKAKRDDPDLDVVVFEKGEWVSYGACGLPYYIKGEIQTLEELVSVTPEEFREERDIDLRTGHEVVAIDPEKRTVTAEHDDGEVTVEYDDLLIATGAEAVVPSIDGRDREGVYTLGSMTEGKELREFVARSREDGPLEQPDRGPACHFLESCEGAVGLVGGGYIGVEMAEALAENDFEVHLFQRGDRILKGFSEATSEAVREHIESKDVAVYLNSEVEAFEGAAQRAAEESSGDEPRDGDEEIEAIVTADGERIEVEMALLGTGVRPRTDLADEAGVELGPTGAIATDEYRETNLPDVYAAGDCAEAEHVVTGDPAYVPLALTANRHGRAVGQTVSGTPTEGGGIAGTAAVKAFDVEAARTGILDHDEAMEAGFDPVTETIDAKSRAGYYPEGGTVKVTLTADRDTERVLGASLVSEYGEGAVHRSHAVVGAVTEGVTVAELANYDLAYAPPFNTTWDPILTAAKVLGGEL; encoded by the coding sequence ATGAGCACGTTCGTCGTCATCGGCGGGGACGCCGCAGGGATGAGCGCCGCGAGCAAGGCCAAACGCGACGACCCGGACCTCGACGTCGTCGTCTTCGAGAAGGGCGAGTGGGTCTCCTACGGCGCCTGTGGCCTGCCGTACTACATCAAGGGCGAAATCCAGACGCTGGAGGAACTCGTCTCGGTGACGCCCGAGGAGTTCCGCGAGGAGCGGGATATCGACCTGCGGACGGGCCACGAAGTCGTCGCTATCGACCCCGAGAAGCGTACCGTCACAGCCGAACACGACGACGGCGAGGTGACCGTCGAATACGACGACCTCCTCATCGCCACGGGTGCGGAAGCGGTCGTTCCGTCCATCGACGGCCGCGACCGCGAGGGCGTCTACACGCTCGGGTCGATGACCGAAGGCAAGGAACTGCGGGAGTTCGTCGCCCGTTCGCGGGAGGACGGCCCGCTCGAACAGCCGGACCGGGGGCCGGCCTGCCATTTCCTCGAATCCTGTGAGGGCGCGGTCGGCCTCGTCGGCGGCGGCTACATCGGCGTCGAGATGGCCGAGGCGCTGGCCGAAAACGACTTCGAGGTTCATCTCTTCCAGCGCGGCGACCGAATCCTCAAGGGGTTCAGCGAGGCCACCAGCGAGGCCGTCCGCGAACACATCGAATCGAAGGACGTTGCAGTGTATCTGAATTCTGAGGTCGAGGCCTTCGAGGGCGCGGCGCAACGCGCCGCGGAAGAATCGAGCGGCGACGAGCCGCGAGACGGCGACGAGGAAATCGAGGCCATCGTCACGGCCGATGGCGAACGCATCGAGGTTGAGATGGCCCTGCTCGGAACGGGCGTCCGGCCGCGAACCGACCTCGCGGATGAGGCGGGCGTCGAACTCGGTCCGACCGGCGCCATCGCTACCGACGAATACCGGGAGACGAACCTGCCGGACGTCTACGCGGCCGGCGACTGCGCGGAGGCCGAACACGTCGTCACCGGCGACCCGGCCTACGTCCCGCTGGCGCTGACCGCGAATCGGCACGGACGCGCGGTCGGCCAGACCGTCTCCGGCACCCCGACAGAGGGTGGCGGTATCGCGGGCACAGCGGCGGTCAAGGCCTTCGACGTCGAGGCGGCTCGTACCGGGATTTTGGACCATGACGAAGCCATGGAAGCGGGCTTCGACCCCGTCACGGAGACCATCGACGCCAAATCCCGCGCGGGCTATTACCCCGAGGGCGGCACCGTGAAAGTGACGCTGACGGCCGACCGCGACACCGAGCGTGTCCTCGGTGCCAGCCTCGTCTCCGAGTACGGCGAGGGGGCGGTCCACCGGAGCCACGCCGTCGTCGGCGCCGTCACCGAGGGCGTTACCGTCGCGGAACTGGCGAACTACGACCTCGCCTATGCGCCGCCGTTCAACACGACGTGGGACCCGATACTCACGGCGGCGAAGGTGCTTGGAGGCGAATTATAG
- a CDS encoding DoxX family protein codes for MDAGLSELLTRLKRPLGYLMGGIYVIAGIMHFVAPESYVQIIPPYLPAPMALVYLSGVAEVALGLGMFHPRTRPYAAWGLIALLVAVFPANVYMATSGVVIEGASAPIRDPSPLARWGRLPMQVVLIAWAWWYTEPMDQT; via the coding sequence ATGGACGCCGGCCTCTCGGAGTTGTTGACTCGCCTCAAGCGGCCGCTCGGCTACCTGATGGGTGGCATCTACGTCATCGCCGGCATCATGCACTTCGTCGCGCCGGAGTCGTACGTCCAGATTATCCCGCCGTATCTGCCGGCGCCGATGGCGCTGGTGTATCTCTCCGGCGTCGCGGAGGTTGCCCTCGGGCTGGGGATGTTCCATCCGCGAACGCGACCCTACGCGGCGTGGGGGTTGATTGCTCTGCTCGTCGCCGTTTTCCCGGCGAACGTCTACATGGCGACGAGCGGCGTGGTCATCGAGGGCGCGTCGGCGCCGATTCGCGACCCTTCGCCGCTGGCGCGGTGGGGCCGCCTCCCGATGCAGGTCGTCCTCATCGCGTGGGCGTGGTGGTACACCGAGCCGATGGACCAGACCTGA
- a CDS encoding SDR family NAD(P)-dependent oxidoreductase → MPTSQFSVEGRNAIVTGASQGIGKTIAERLAADGANVAICSRAQERVDPVAEGIRDEGGTALAVECDVRDSESVQAFVDETVEEFGGVDLLVNNAGGEFVAPFEDISENGWKSIVDLNLHGTRHGIQAVGEYMRENDGGCIINMSSVNGQHAAPHESHYSASKAAIIRLTETLATEWAKYGIRVNCVAPGLIQTPGVAETLGIDEDQMPDREEVDRRIGHTEDIADVVQFLASDAAAFMNGETVTVKGVPRAGNSFDVDLGLE, encoded by the coding sequence ATGCCAACCTCACAGTTCAGCGTCGAGGGACGCAACGCTATCGTCACCGGCGCATCGCAGGGCATCGGAAAGACCATCGCCGAACGACTCGCCGCCGACGGCGCGAACGTCGCCATCTGTTCGCGCGCACAGGAACGGGTCGACCCCGTCGCCGAGGGGATTCGCGACGAGGGCGGCACCGCACTCGCCGTCGAGTGTGACGTCCGGGATTCCGAATCGGTTCAGGCGTTCGTCGACGAAACCGTCGAGGAGTTCGGCGGCGTCGACCTGCTGGTCAACAACGCCGGCGGCGAGTTCGTCGCTCCCTTCGAGGACATCTCCGAGAACGGCTGGAAATCCATCGTCGACCTCAACCTCCACGGCACCCGCCACGGCATCCAGGCCGTCGGCGAATACATGCGCGAAAACGACGGTGGCTGTATCATCAACATGTCCAGCGTCAACGGCCAGCACGCCGCGCCCCACGAGAGCCACTACAGCGCCTCGAAAGCCGCCATCATCCGCCTGACCGAGACGCTGGCGACCGAATGGGCCAAATACGGCATCCGCGTCAACTGCGTCGCCCCCGGCCTCATCCAGACGCCCGGCGTCGCCGAGACGCTCGGCATCGACGAGGACCAGATGCCCGACCGCGAGGAAGTCGACCGCCGCATCGGCCACACCGAGGACATCGCCGACGTCGTCCAGTTCCTCGCCAGTGACGCCGCCGCGTTCATGAACGGTGAAACAGTCACTGTAAAGGGCGTGCCGCGGGCTGGCAACAGTTTCGACGTCGACCTCGGTCTCGAATAA